The Deltaproteobacteria bacterium DNA window CGGAAGCGGCCCCGCCGCGGTCGCCTGCACCTCGTCGAGGAAGGGCGAGGGGACGGTCGGGTTCCCCTGCTCGTTCGTCTCCGGGTACGAGAGCACCACCTCGTGCTCGGCCATCGAGAGGGCGAGGAAGAAGAGAAACGGATCCTCGAGGCTCGCCTCGCGCGCGGTGCGGAAGAGCCCCCCGAGCGGCAGACCCGCGGCGCGCGGGCCGAGCTTGCGGCGGAGTCGCTCGGCCGCCGCGCGGTTCGCCTCGCGCTTCATCGCGTCAGGCCAGAGCGGGCTCTCGCCGCGCGGCGCCGGGAAGGTGCCGTCGTCGAGCCCGAGCAGGTAGACCACGTCGAAGTCGAGACCGCGCGCGTCGAGCACGCTGAGGGCGCGCACGCTGCCGGTGCGCTCGGCCGGGTCCTCGACCTGCAGCGGCTCGAGCACGGCGACGAGGAGGCGGAGGAGCCCGGCGAGCGGTATGGGCGCCATGCCGAGCGTGCGTGCGAGCCCGGCGAGCTGGTCGAGGGCCTCCTCCAGGCCCTCGAGGGCGCGCACGTCCCGCCGCACGGTGGCGGGGACGAGGGCCCCCCGCGGCACGGGGCGGAAACCGAGGTCGCGGAGCACCCGGCGCAGCGCCCGCACGTGTCCGGCGGGCGTGCGTGGGCCGTCGAGCCCGCGCAGCGTCTCGACCAGCGCCACCAGGCGCGCCCCGTCGCCCTCGAGGCGGGCGCGCCGCGCCGCCGCCCGCTGCCGGCGCTCGGCCGGGACGCGCGTGTCGCCGGCCTCCTCGGCAAGCGCGGCCAGGCGGTGGGCGAGGCAGTCCGCGAGCGGCCGCGCCGCCTCGGCGACGAAGCCCAGGTGGCGGAGCACGCGCGCCAGCCGGGGCTTCGCCGCGCCCAGGTAGTCGGAGTCGAGCAGCGCCTCCAGGCGCGCGCGCGGAAAGCCGTCTGTCACGCACCGCACCACGTCGAGGCACGCCCTCACGAGGCCGCTGCCGAGGAGCGGGCGTCCCTTCCGGAAGTAGACCGGGATGCGGTAGCGCCGGCACACGTCCTCGATCAAGTCGCCGTACACGTCGAGGTCGCGGGCGAGGAACGCGATGCGCTCGGGCAGCGCGCCCCGCTCGAGGCGGGCGCGGATGTCGCGCCCCGCCGCCTCGACCTCGCGATAGCGGCTCGGCGCGACGGCGATGCGGATCGAGCCGTCGGGTGGCGTGGGCGCCGGCCGCTCGGCTGCGAACACGCCGCGCAGCGCCGCCGCGAGGCTACCGCTCCGGCCGCCGCGCACCACGAACGAGGGCAGGACCTGGTCGGCGATCGCCGCGTCGCCCACGAAGCGGTTCCACGTTCGCTCGAGGAAGCGTGTCGCATCGACGTTCTCGGAGTGTGCGAAGGCGACGAGCTCGGCATCGCCGACCAGGCGGATCAGGCCGGTCGCGATGAGGAACTGGAGGATCGAGAAGTCGTAGATCTCCGCGAAGACGATCTTCCGCACCCCGGCGAGGGTCCGCGGGCACGTCCCCGCCGCCTCGGCGGCGGCGAGGCCCTCGTAGACGAGCCACTCGCGCCCGTGGCGGTCGACCGCGCCCACCCGCGCGAGCTCCGCCCGGTACGCGGCGTACGCGCGCCCCAGCTCGCCGAGGCGGGTGGCCGCGGGGCCGGAGGGGAGTGCGGCCGCGATGGCCGCCACGTCGGCGGGCGCCAGGTAGGCCGACTCGAGCTCGGCGATCACCCGCAGGAGCTCGTGCAGGAGCCCCCGCTGCGCGAGGCGGAGCGGCGCGGGAGTGCCGGGGGCCTCGAGTGCGCGCGCCAGGACCACCGCGGCCATCTCCGGCTCGAGCACGCGCGCGGGCGCACCCAGGTCGCGGGCGAGCGCATCGGTCAGCTCCGGAAAGGTCGTCACCCGATGGCCGAGGAGGCAGCCGGCCGCGCGTGCCCGCTCGCGCAGCACGCCCTCCCCCTTCAGGGCCGTCGGGTAGAGGTAGAGGACGTCGGCCGTCAGCGACCCGTAGACATGCGCACATACCCGTCGGCCTGAAAGCCGACTCTCTTGTGCGTGCCGTCGCAAAAGGGCTTCGACGCCGAGTGCCCGCAGCGACAGAGGTAGATCGGGTCCTCGTCCACCGGGGACAACGCCCCCTCCGCGTCGACCAGCGGCGGCTTCCCGGAGACCTGATACGGACCGTTCTTGAGCGGGCGGATGGTGACCTGCGCCATTGGGGCTCCTCCTTTGGGAGGGGGTTCTTTTGCACCGCCGCCGATGGCAGGTCAACGCATCTGCGCCCAATCGCGCAAACCTGCAGCAAGACGCACACGGCACGGCAAGGCGTTTTCCCCGGCACGCTCCCTGCTACGTCGCCGGGCATGGCACGCTCGAGAGGAGCGACGGCAAGGGCGCCGCGGGAGCCCAAGGTGTCCCGCAGCACGGTCCGGGTGGAGGAGAACTGCCTCGAGCTCGACGTGGCCAGCGCGCGCGAGATCAACGTCCTCAGGCGGTGGCTCAAGCGGGTGAACGGCCCGGCATATCCCCAGCCCTACCTGGTCGAGGGACCGCCGGGGCACTTCCGGCTCTACATCGGCGAGGCGGCCGAGCGCGTGCGCACGCGGCACGGCATGCTGTAGCCCGGGAACGATCCCCGCTCGGGCTGGACGCGGGGCGGTGGCACGCCGTTCGCGCCGAGGCTATGTTCGCACGGGAGGAGGGCGACGTGCTCGCGTGGTGGCAGGCGATCGTGCTGGGGCTGGTGGAGGGCATCACGGAATATCTTCCGGTGAGCTCGACGGGGCATCTGATCCTCGCCTCGTCGCTCCTGCACCTGGATCGGCCGGAGACGAAGGAGGCGCTGGACGCCTACCTCGTCGTCGTACAGGGCGGCGCCATCCTGGCGGTCCTCGCTCTCTATCGGTCGCGCGTCGTGCAGATGGCGCGCGGCCTCGTGGGCCGCGACGCCGACGGTTTGCGGCTGGCTTGCAGCGTGGCGCTGGCGTTCGTCCCCGCGGCGGCTGCGGGCCTGCTCCTGAGCAAGGCCATCAAGGCGACGCTGTTCAGCGACTGGCCGGTGCTGGCGGCGCTGGCAGCGGGCGGGCTGTGGATGATCTGGCTCGGCGGATCAGGTGACCGCGGGAGCAGTGACGTGGCGGCCATGTCGTGGCGGACGGCGCTCGGCATCGGGCTGTTTCAGACACTCGCCCTCTGGCCCGGCACGTCACGCTCGATGGTGACGATCGGCGGAGGCATGGTGCTCGGCCTGGGCACCGTGGCAGCGGCCGAGTTCTCGTTCCTGCTCGGTCTGCCCACGCTGGGAGCCGCCTGCGTGCACGACCTGGTCGGCAACCTGCGGCACGCGGCGGCCGCTGGCGGTCCCTCCATGTTCGAGCAGCTCGGCGCCCAGCCCATGATCCTCGGCTTCGCCGTGGCGACCGTGTCCGCCGCGCTCGCCGTGCGCTGGCTGGTGTCGTTCCTCACCCGCCACGGCCTTGCGCCCTTCGGCTGGTACCGGCTCGCGCTCTCGGCAATCCTCGCCGTGCTGCTCGTCTCCGGTGCCGTCGGCTGAGCGTCCCCCCTCCTCGACCACTCACGCGCCGTCCGCGTCCACGCGTGGTGGCCAGCAAGAGTAGCTCAGTCGGTCGGCGTCACCCGGAAGTGCTCGAAAACCTCGCCCAGCGCGGCGCCTCGGCTGACGCCAAGCTCGGGATGGTCTTCGCACAGGTGCCTCGCCATCGCCGTCGCCTCCGCGTCGCGGATGCGGTCCACCGCGAGCCGCATCGCGCAGCTTTTACAGGCGACCTTGAATCTGGCGCTGCCGTCGAGCACGCCTTCACGGTACGTGCGTCGTGGCCGCGATCATAGCCCGCAAGCGGCACGGCGCTCACCGCCGCGTGTCGGTACGACGGTCGGCTTGACCTACCCGGTTGAGTCGCGCACCATGCCCCGGAGCGCTTCCATTGGTGATCACCTCAGCGCCCGGGAGGAGATCATCAGATGAAACATCGACACATTGCCCTGCTGGCGGCGCGTGCCGCGGCAGCGCTGGCTGCGGCCAGCTTCGCCGGCGCCAGCATGCCCTCCAACGCTTCGGGCAGCGCCGGCTACTACGCGATCGTCAACCAGTGGGTCAGCCCGAACCGCGGCGTAAGCCCGAGCGCGGGCTGTGGCGGTGGTGGCTCCGCGCCGGCGCTGCACGTATCAGGCAACCGGCTGGTCACCTCCAGCGGCGCGACATACCGCCTGCTTGGGGTCAACCGCTCCGGCGGCGAGTTCGCCTGCATCCAGGGCACTGGCATCTGGGACGGCCCGATGGACCAGGCTTCGGTCACCGCGATCCGCTCGTGGAAGGTACGTGCCGTCCGCGTCCCGCTGAACGAGGAGTGCTGGCTGGGTACGAGCGACGTGCCGGTGCAGTACGGCGGCGCGACGTACCAGCAGGCTGTCAAGGACTATGTGAACCTGCTCGTGTCCAACGGAATCACGCCGATCGTCGAGATGCACTGGAGCTATGGCCAGTACACCGGGCCGTCGGCCGCCTGCTCGGACGTCAAGGCGACCTGCCAGAAGCCGATGCCGGACGCACAGTACGCGCCGTCCTTCTGGACCGGCGTGGCCAACGCCTTCAAGGGCAACAACGCGGTCGTCTTCGACCTGTTCAACGAGCCCTACCCGGAGCGGGCCAGCGGCAACGAGACCGCGGGCTGGGTGTGCTGGCGTGACGGTGGCACCTGTCCGGCCATCGCGTACCAGGTGGCCGGCTTCCAGAGCCTGGTCAACGCGGTCCGGGTCACCGGCGCGACGAACGTCATCCTGCTCGGCGGCCTGGCCTACTCCAACGACCTGACCCAGTGGCTGCAGTACAAGCCGACCGACTCGACCGGCAACCTCGCCGCGTCCGCGCACATCTACAACTTCAACTCGTGCTCGAACACCTCCTGCTACGACAGCCAGCTGGCGCCGGTTGCCGCGCAGGTGCCGCTGACGCTCGGCGAGATCGGTGAGAACGACTGTGCCCACGTCTTCGTCGACACCCTGATGAACTGGGCCGACTCGCACACAGTCGGATACCTCGGCTGGACGTGGAACACCTGGGACTGCTCTTCCGGGCCGTCCCTGATCACGGACTACAGCGGCACGCCCACCGCTTACGGCCAGGGCCTGCACGACCACCTGGCCTCGGTCAGCAACTAGCGACAGTTCCGCCCGGCCGCCCGCGCGCACGCCGTGGACATACCACAGCATCGCGCCGCTGGCGGGCGACCATCGATGCTCCGGCGCTGTGGTAATGAAGGGTACGGCGACGCCGCCAAGGGGCGTATTCTACCTGGAGGAACGGCCATGAGCCGAATGACTCCCCTGTTCAGTCTCTCGCTCCGCCTCGGGCTCTTGGCGATGACGGTGGCGGGATGGCCAGCAGCAGCGGAAAGCCCGCTCCTCGTCAAGGACATCAACCCCGGCAGCGGCAGTTCCGACCCCATCTCGCTGACGAACGTGAACGGGACGCTCTTCTTCGCGGCCGACGACGGTATCGACGGCATCGAGCTCTGGAAGAGCGACGGCACCGCCGCCGGCACGGTCCTCGTCAAGGACATTGGCCCCGGTGGCCGCAGTTCATTCCCCGGAAACCTGAGGAGCGTGGACGGGACACTCTTCTTCTCGGCCGGCGACGGCACCAACGGCTTCGAGCTCTGGAAGAGTGACGGGACGGCCGCCGGCACGGCCCTGGTCAAGGACATCAACCCCGGCGGCAGTTCATTCCCCGGAGCCCTGACGAACGTGAACGGGACGCTCTTCTTCTCGGCCGGCGACGGCACCAACGGCATCGAGCTCTGGAAGAGCGACGGCACGGCCGCCGGCACGGTCCTCGTCAAGGACATCAACCCCGGCGCCGGCAGTTCATTCCCCAGAAACCTGACGAACGTGAACGGGACGCTCTTCTTCTCGGCCGGCGACGGCAGCAACGGCTTCGAGCTCTGGAAGAGCGACGGCACGGCCGCCGGCACGGTCCTCGTCAAAGACATCAATCCCGGCGCCGCCAGTTCGCTACCCTTCCAAAACATGACGAACGTGGCCGGGACGCTCTTCCTCCGGGCCGACGACGGCACCAATGGCATCGAGCTCTGGAAGAGCGACGGGACGGCCGCCGGCACGGTCCTGGTCAAGGACATCAACCCCGGCGCCGGCAGTTCAGACCCCCGCTTCCTGACGAACGTGAACGGGACGCTCCTCTTCGTGGCCGACGACGGCACCGATGGCATCGAGCTCTGGAAGAGCGACGGGACGGCCGCCGGCACGGCCCTGCTCCAGGACATCAACCCCGGCGCCGGCAGTTCAGACCCCATCGCGCTGACGAACGTGGACGGGATGCTCTTCTTCTCCGCCGACGACGGCACCAACGGCATCGAGCTCTGGAAGAGCGACGGCACGGCCGCCGGCACGGTCCTGGTCAAGGACATCAACCCCGGCGCCGGCGGTTCACAGCCCCTCGACCTGACGAACGTGGACGGAACGCTCTTCTTCTCGGCCGACGACAGCACCAACGGCATCGAGCTCTGGAGGAGCGACGGCACGGGCGATGGCACGGTCCTGGTCCAGGACATCAACCCCGGCGCCGGCAGCTCACAGCCCTTCGACCTGAAGAACGTGAACGGGACGCTCTTCTTCAGCGCCTTCGAACCAACGACCGGCGTCGAACTCTGGGCCGACGTGATCGCGACCTCATCCACGACCACCTCCACGTCTACCACCACGACCACCTCCTCCACTACCGCGACTCACCCGCCGACGACCACCTCGAGCAGCACGACCACCTCGAGCACCACGACGACCGCGACATCGACGACGAGCACGTCCACGACGACAACACGGCCGACGACCACTACCTCATCGACTATCACGACCCAGCCGACGAGCACGACCATCAGTGCGACGTCGAGCAGCAGCACGTCCACGACAACGTCGATGTCGACCACGCGCCCCCCGACCACAACGACATCCACCACCTCCGCGACCAGCACGCGGCCGCCCACCACCACCATCCCGGGGAACCTCCCGCCGGATTGCAGCGCCGCAGCCACCAGCCCCGCCGTACTCTGGCCGCCGAACCACCGGTTCGTGAACGTGTCCGTCGTTGGCGTGACGGACCCGGACGGGGACCCGGTTGCCGTTACCATCACGGGCATCACGCAGGATGAACCATTCAATGGTCGCGGCGAGGGGAACACCTGTCCTGATGCGAGCGGTGTCGGGAGCCCGACCGCCAGCTTGCGCGCTGAGCGCCAAGGAGGCGGCGACGGCCGCGTCTACCACATCGGCTTCACAGCCGGCGATGGTCGGGGCGGGCGCTGTACGGGGACCGTCACGGTGTGTGTGCCGCACGACCAGGGGAGGGGCCGAGCATGTGCGGATCAGGGATCACTGGTGGATTCGACGGGACCGAAGTGTGTGGGGGCGTGTACGGGCGGGTGCGCCATCGAGATGGCCGTTACGCGGCCTCTCTGCACCGGCGAGAGCCTGCCGGCGGCGCTGGTCCAGCGACTCGATACAGCGCAGCAGTTGCTCTCTCGGGCGGCGCGCACGAGCGGCAAGAAGAAGGCCAAGCGACTGATGCGGAGAGGCATCAGGGCGCTGAAGCAGGCGGCCGGGCTCGCCGCCACGGCTGCGAAGAAGGGGACGATATCACCGGGCTGCGCCGCATCCATCGCGACGGAGTTCCGTAACGCCAAGATGGCCGCCGACCGTTGGCTCGGCAGCCGGTAAACGTGAGCGGAGAGGGAGGGATTCGAACCCTCGGTAGGGGTACTACCCCTACACACGCTTAGCAGGCGTGCACCTTCGACCACTCGGTCACCTCTCCAAGCGCGGCGGACTCGGATACCACGTCGCCGGGCACGTCGCCACCGCGCGCGGTGCGCCCGGTTGAGCGGCGCGGCCGCGGGGGTATCCTCGTCGCATGTCGCGTCTCGCGATCGTCGCGCTCGCGCTCCTCGCGACGGCGGCCGGCGCGGCCGCCCAGCGCGCGCCGGGCGTCCCCGGTCCCGTTCCCGGCGGGCCGCCGCTTCTCCTGAAGCTCGAGGGCGTGATCCAGCCGACCGAGGTGGCAGCCAAGCGGACCGGCTTCACGGTCACCTCCCTCGCCTTCCTCGGTGCGAAGACGGAGGCGCAGCGCTGGCTCGGCGTCACCAAGGCGCGCACCGTGGGCGGCGACCAGCCGCTCGACGGGAAGGACGTGCTCGCCGTGGTCGCACCCTTCACGCCGAACTTCCTCGTCGTGGGACCGGAAGCTCTGGTCGCCCAGCTGCGCGACGCCCCTCCCGGGACCGCGGTCCGGATCGAGGGCCTCGTCAACGGCGGCTCCCGTACCTACTTCCTCCGCCGCGTCGAGCGCGACGCCGGCGCCGGCTGATTCCCGGGATCTTCACCGCGCAGACCGCACAGCAGACGCCCTTGACGGCGCGCACGGGTCCGCGCGAGAGTCCGCCCACGGCTCGGCCACCCCCGTGCAGGGCGGTCCGGGTCGAAAGGAGGGGCTCCGATGCGACCGCAGACCGAGCGCGGGATCCTCGCGCTCGTGAGCGTGAACCTGGCGCTGCAGGTGTTCGACGGAATCGCGAGCTACGTCGGCATCCACGCCGGCGTGCCGGAAGGGAACCCGCTGCTCGTGTGGGCGCTTGCCCACGTCGGGCCCGGCTTCGCACTCCTCCTCTTCAAGCTGCAAGCATGCGCGTGCCTGCTGCTCCTCTGGCACGTGCGTCGGAGCCGGCTGGCGGCACCGGCCCTCGTCTTCAGCGCCGCGGTCTACGCGGCGTGCTCGCTCGCGCCGTGGGCCGCGGCGCTCGTGACGCTTCACTTCGAGTACTGCATCTCATAGATGCCCGCGGCCTCGACTGCAGCCGTCGTCGTGGACGGCCGATCGACGTAGTCGGAGCCGAAGAACTCGATCGGCTCCGTGCCCTCGAGCTCGGCGGGCGTGAGTAAGTAGGTCCCGCTCGCCGCCGGCACCCAGACGGCGTAGGCGGCGCGCAGGTCGCCGCCGGTGAGGAGGCCGGTTACGGCGCCGAGCGCGAGGCCGCCGAGCGCCACGATCCCCTTCACGGGGAGGTAGACGAGGTTGCCCGCCGCGGCGCCGACCGCCAGCCCGAACTCGGCGGCCGCGCCCTCCGCCCGGGCGGACGCCGGCCGGCCCAGCGCGACGCTCAGGATCACTAGGGCCACGAGGACTCTGCGCATCGCCGTTCTCTCCTCCCCGCCGCGTCGGCGCGGCGGCCTAGAATCCCTGTGCCACGCCGCGACCGGGGTCGCAAGCCGGCGCGGCTCAGGCCGGCGGGCCGGGCAACGCCGCGAGCGCCCTCTCGTACGCGGCCAGGTCCGCCTCGCTGAAGAGGACGAAGCGAACCAGGGTGAGCGTGCCTGGCCGTGCCGCGAAGAAGCGGGCCACGGTGCCGAGGGCGACGGGCGCGGCCTCTGCGATGGGGAAGCGATAGGCGCCGGTCGAGATGGAGGGAAACGCGACCGACTCGAGACCGTGATCCACCGCGACCTCGAGGCTCCGGCGGTAGGTGCTCGCGAGCAGCTCGGGCTCCCCGTGCCGGCCGTCTCGGTAGACCGGGCCGACGGCGTGGATGACGAAGCGGGCCGGCAGCCGCCCCCCGCGCGTGAGCTTCGCGTCGCCGGTGGCGCAGCCGCCGAGCGTTCGGCACTCGGCCAGGATCCCTGGCCCGCCGGCGCGGTGGATCGCGCCGTCGACCCCGCCGCCGCCGAGCAACGTCGTGTTGGCCGCATTCACGATCGCGTCGGTCGCCTGCGCGGTGATGTCTCCGCGCACGAGCTCGACGGTCGCCCCGGCGAAGTCCCGGCGCCGCACGTTCGCGGGTTACCACCCGCGCCCGCGCGAGGCAATCGTCGAGTTGCGCCCCCGCCCGGCGCGCGCTACAAGCGGCCGGCACATCGAGCCGCGGAGGTGACGGGATGGAGAAGGCGGTGGAAGCGGAGCCCCGGGCCGTCGTCTTCGTGTGCGACCGCGAGGGCGCCGCGCTCGGACGGCGCGAGCGCTGCCTCAAGCTGGCCGGCATCGCGTTCGATATCGCGGCCGAGCGCCGCCCGTCGGGCACTTACTACAAGCTGTGCGTACGCGAGCGTGACGCCGTGGCGGCCCATCTCGCGCTCCAGATGGGCGGCTGCGGTCGCTCCTCGCGCCTGAAGCGGAGCCAGTCGGGCGTGGCGGCGAGCCTGCGCGAGATCACGCGTACCGTGTGGGACGAGGCGGTGCTCCTCCTGGCGCGCCTGATCGATCTGCTGTGGACGCGCGCCCCGCGGCTCGTCTCCGGGCCCGCCGGCGAGGCGTCGCGCGCCGCCCGCTGACCGGTCTCGGCCGCGTCCTGCCTTGACGGGGCAGGCGCGCGTGCGCAGCTTGGGCCTCGATGGTCGACGTGAACCGGATGACCCACAAGGCCCAGGAGGCGCTCCAGGCGGCAGGGGGAATCGCCACGCGCCGCAGCCACCAGGGCATCGACGTCGAGCACCTGCTGCTGGCCCTCCTCGAGCAGCCCGACGGCCTCGCGCCCAACCTGCTCGAGGCGGCCGGCGTGGCGCCGCGCGCCGCTCTCGAGGCCGTCGAGCGCGAGCTCGCGCGCCGCCCGCAGGTTTCCGGCCCCGCCGCCGGCCCCTCGCAGACGTTCATCACCCAGCGCCTCTCGCAGCTGCTCACCAAGGCCGAGGACGAGATGCGCGCGCTCAAGGACGAGTACCTGAGCGTCGAGCACCTCCTCCTCGCCATGCTGGCCGAGGGCGGCGTCTTCCGCGGCCTCGGCCTCACGCGCGAGCGGCTCATGACGGCCCTCCAGCAGGTGCGCGGCCACCAGCGCGTCACCTCGCCCGATCCCGAGACCACCTACCAGGCGCTCGAGAAGTACGGGCGTGACCTCACCAGGCTCGCCACGCAGGGGAAGCTCGACCCGGTGATCGGGCGCGACGACGAGATCCGGCGCGTGATCCAGGTCCTGTCGCGCCGCACGAAGAACAACCCGGTCCTCATCGGCGAGCCGGGCGTGGGCAAGACGGCGATCGTCGAGGGCCTCGCGCAGCGCATCGTGAAGCGCGACGTGCCCGAAGGGCTCAAGCAGAAGCGCATCATCGCGCTCGACATGGGCGCCCTCGTCGCCGGCGCCAAGTTCCGCGGCGAGTTCGAGGAGCGACTCAAGGCGGTGCTCAAGGAGGTGCAGACCTCGGGCGGCGACATCATCTTGTTCATTGACGAGCTGCACACGGTGGTCGGCGCGGGCGCGGCCGAGGGAGCGATGGATGCCTCCAACCTGTTGAAGCCCATGCTTGCGCGCGGCGAGCTGCACTGCATCGGCGCGACCACGCTCGACGAGTACCGCAAGCACATCGAGAAGGACGCGGCCCTCGAGCGCCGCTTCCAGCCCGTGCTGGTCGATCAGCCCTCGGTCGAAGACACCATCTCGATCCTGCGCGGGCTCAAGGAGCGCTACGAGGTGCACCACGGCGTCGAGATCAAGGACGCGGCG harbors:
- a CDS encoding CDGSH iron-sulfur domain-containing protein; this translates as MAQVTIRPLKNGPYQVSGKPPLVDAEGALSPVDEDPIYLCRCGHSASKPFCDGTHKRVGFQADGYVRMSTGR
- a CDS encoding undecaprenyl-diphosphate phosphatase, encoding MFAREEGDVLAWWQAIVLGLVEGITEYLPVSSTGHLILASSLLHLDRPETKEALDAYLVVVQGGAILAVLALYRSRVVQMARGLVGRDADGLRLACSVALAFVPAAAAGLLLSKAIKATLFSDWPVLAALAAGGLWMIWLGGSGDRGSSDVAAMSWRTALGIGLFQTLALWPGTSRSMVTIGGGMVLGLGTVAAAEFSFLLGLPTLGAACVHDLVGNLRHAAAAGGPSMFEQLGAQPMILGFAVATVSAALAVRWLVSFLTRHGLAPFGWYRLALSAILAVLLVSGAVG
- a CDS encoding glycoside hydrolase family 5 protein, with translation MKHRHIALLAARAAAALAAASFAGASMPSNASGSAGYYAIVNQWVSPNRGVSPSAGCGGGGSAPALHVSGNRLVTSSGATYRLLGVNRSGGEFACIQGTGIWDGPMDQASVTAIRSWKVRAVRVPLNEECWLGTSDVPVQYGGATYQQAVKDYVNLLVSNGITPIVEMHWSYGQYTGPSAACSDVKATCQKPMPDAQYAPSFWTGVANAFKGNNAVVFDLFNEPYPERASGNETAGWVCWRDGGTCPAIAYQVAGFQSLVNAVRVTGATNVILLGGLAYSNDLTQWLQYKPTDSTGNLAASAHIYNFNSCSNTSCYDSQLAPVAAQVPLTLGEIGENDCAHVFVDTLMNWADSHTVGYLGWTWNTWDCSSGPSLITDYSGTPTAYGQGLHDHLASVSN
- a CDS encoding O-acetyl-ADP-ribose deacetylase, producing the protein MRGDITAQATDAIVNAANTTLLGGGGVDGAIHRAGGPGILAECRTLGGCATGDAKLTRGGRLPARFVIHAVGPVYRDGRHGEPELLASTYRRSLEVAVDHGLESVAFPSISTGAYRFPIAEAAPVALGTVARFFAARPGTLTLVRFVLFSEADLAAYERALAALPGPPA